The DNA segment GCGATCTCCTGGGTCGGCTCGTGGCCCTTGCCGGTGACGATGACGGTGTCTCCCGGGCGGCCCAGGCGCAGCCCGTACTCGACCGCGTCGACGCGCGGCTCGACCTCGTGGACGTCTGCCAGGTCGGGACGCACCCTCTGGATGCCCTCGCGGATCGCGGCACGGATCGCGGCGGGCTCCTCGGACCGGGGGTTCTCGTCCGTCAGGACGATGACGTCGGCCAGGTTCGCGGCGATCTCGCCCATGACGGGGCGCTTGCCCTGGTCGCGGTCGCCGTCCGAGCCGAAGATCAGGATGAGGCGGCCGGGCGTGATGGGGCGCACCCCCTGGAGCGCGAGCGTGAGCGCGTCGGGGGTATGGGCGTAGTCGACGATCGCGAGAGGGTCCACGTCGCTGCGCTCGATCACGCGCTCCATGCGTCCGGGGACCTCGTGACCTCCCGCGACCCCGGCGATCGCCTCGTCGAGCGGCACGCCCGCGGCGTGCGCGGCCACGATCGCGACCATCGAGTTGGAGACGTTGACGAGCCCGGGAAGAGGGCTCTCGGCGTGGTGCTCGGCTCCCGACGGATCGGTGAAGGCGAACCGCGAGCCGACACCGTCGAGGCCGATGTCGGCCCACGTGACGGTCCACTCAGCCTCGTGCGGGTCCTCGGGGCGGGTCGACACACGCTCGCACGGGATCTCGACCCTGCCCGCGAGCTTGCGCCCCCACTCGTCATCGACGTTGATCACTCCCCTGCGCGCGCGGCCGGGCTCGAACAGCCGCGCCTTCGCGTCCAGGTAGCCGTCCATCGTCTTGTGGAAGTCGAGGTGGTCCCACTGCAGGTTCGTGAAGACCGCGACGGAGAACTCGACGCCCGCGATGCGGTCGAGCGCCGCTGCATGCGAGCTCACCTCGGTGACCGCGGCCGTGACGCCCTCGTCGAGCATGCGAGCGAGCAGCCCATGCAGGACCGGCGACTCGACCGTGGTCCGGGGGCTCTCGATGGCCTCGTCGCCGAGGCGCAGCTCGACCGTGCCCATGATGCCGGTGAGCTCGT comes from the Demequina sp. NBRC 110054 genome and includes:
- a CDS encoding UDP-N-acetylmuramoyl-L-alanyl-D-glutamate--2,6-diaminopimelate ligase yields the protein MDLRPAHARGTTLAAVAARLGLAPLPADVAGLALSGATVDSREVREGDLFGAFPGFKVHGARFGAQVQAAGAAAILTDTEGAEILAADGVDVPVVVVDDARAAMGEAAAEVYGDPSKQLAFVGVTGTNGKTTTSYFIESALGRVHELTGIMGTVELRLGDEAIESPRTTVESPVLHGLLARMLDEGVTAAVTEVSSHAAALDRIAGVEFSVAVFTNLQWDHLDFHKTMDGYLDAKARLFEPGRARRGVINVDDEWGRKLAGRVEIPCERVSTRPEDPHEAEWTVTWADIGLDGVGSRFAFTDPSGAEHHAESPLPGLVNVSNSMVAIVAAHAAGVPLDEAIAGVAGGHEVPGRMERVIERSDVDPLAIVDYAHTPDALTLALQGVRPITPGRLILIFGSDGDRDQGKRPVMGEIAANLADVIVLTDENPRSEEPAAIRAAIREGIQRVRPDLADVHEVEPRVDAVEYGLRLGRPGDTVIVTGKGHEPTQEIAGVFHRYNDRDAYLAAHARIVSEREAGA